Proteins encoded within one genomic window of Arachis ipaensis cultivar K30076 chromosome B08, Araip1.1, whole genome shotgun sequence:
- the LOC107613392 gene encoding MLP-like protein 34 translates to MALTGKLSIEIGIHAPAAKFFHLMTKQLHHVQNVCERVHGAKLHEGDEWHSVGGSVKHWTYVIDGKVTTCKETVESIDEQNLSATYKLFDGDVGQHYKVLKLSFQVSDKENGGATVKWTTEYEKINNDVEAPYGYIEYLDKCTVEMDSHLVKA, encoded by the exons ATGGCACTAACTGGTAAGCTTAGTATTGAAATTGGAATTCATGCACCTGCTGCAAAGTTCTTCCATCTCATGACAAAGCAACTACACCATGTTCAAAACGTTTGTGAAAGGGTGCATGGTGCCAAGCTTCATGAAGGTGATGAATGGCACAGCGTTGGTGGTTCTGTTAAACACTGGACTTATGTCATAG ACGGTAAGGTTACTACATGTAAGGAGACCGTTGAGTCGATTGATGAGCAGAACCTTTCAGCAACATACAAACTGTTTGACGGAGATGTCGGTCAACATTATAAGGTGTTGAAGCTGAGCTTTCAAGTGAGTGATAAAGAGAATGGAGGTGCCACTGTTAAATGGACTACTGAATATGAGAAGATCAATAATGATGTTGAAGCTCCATATGGCTACATAGAATACCTTGACAAGTGCACCGTAGAAATGGATTCTCATCTTGTTAAGGCATGA